In one Platichthys flesus chromosome 3, fPlaFle2.1, whole genome shotgun sequence genomic region, the following are encoded:
- the atoh1a gene encoding protein atonal homolog 1a — protein sequence MEVLSVDDWSKDAPEESRYEPVLTLVDSGSDPRAWLASVQPPGTCATHATSPDYLQQSPCPSSGSYNESGSPGSSGLPSPPSYRKSAKSPPSSSLKVRDLCRLNGTVSGSDEEASSRQRAPSSKPGNGVQKQRRVAANARERRRMHGLNYAFDELRSVIPALDNDKKLSKYDTLQMAQIYINALADLLEAPVSSSSGTSSSSADISSSHSPNSDIMLSSDSGFDGATDRASAPCAAGRTAAAVPVSSSGLPGTTFRSSSSSSFDKEFSALIEEAMCSPSPAPCSRPGGSLAAAGGRKESPRSDGEFSPHSHFSDSDEIAMELHSSEEDDLSELKMPRHHLHRLPVSF from the exons ATGGAGGTCCTGAGTGTGGACGACTGGAGCAAAGACGCGCCGGAGGAGTCCCGCTACGAGCCCGTACTGACGCTCGTGGACAGCGGCAGTGACCCACGCGCCTGGCTGGCCTCGGTGCAGCCGCCTGGCACCTGTGCGACACACGCCACTTCCCCCGACTACCTGCAGCAATCGCCCTGCCCGAGCTCCGGCTCCTACAACG AGAGCGGCTCTCCGGGGTCCTCCGGCCTGCCCAGCCCTCCCAGCTACAGAAAGTCAGCCAAGAGCCCCCCCTCTTCCTCGCTCAAAGTCCGGGACCTGTGCCGCCTCAACGGCACTGTCTCCGGATCCGATGAGGAGGCGTCCTCCAGGCAGAGAGCCCCGTCCAGCAAACCGGGCAACGGGGTCCAGAAGCAGAGGCGCGTGGCCGCCAACGCGCGCGAGAGGAGAAGGATGCACGGGCTGAACTATGCGTTCGACGAGCTGCGCAGCGTCATCCCGGCGCTGGACAACGACAAGAAACTGTCCAAGTACGACACCCTGCAGATGGCTCAGATTTACATCAACGCGCTGGCGGATCTGCTCGAGGCCCCGGTGTCCTCCTCCAgcggcaccagcagcagcagcgcggACATCTCCAGCTCCCACTCGCCAAACTCTGACATTATGCTTTCCTCCGACTCTGGCTTTGACGGAGCGACAGACCGGGCCTCCGCCCCCTGTGCGGCCGGCAGGACAGCCGCGGCTGTGCCCGTCTCCTCCAGCGGTTTACCCGGGACGACCTTCcgctcgtcctcctcttcctccttcgaCAAGGAGTTCTCCGCCCTGATCGAAGAAGCGATGTGCTCGCCCTCCCCAGCTCCCTGCAGCCGGCCCGGCGGCTCGCTGGCCGCGGCCGGCGGAAGGAAAGAGTCTCCCCGGAGCGACGGAGAGTTTTCCCCGCACTCTCACTTCAGTGACTCCGATGAAATAGCGATGGAGCTCCACTCGAGCGAGGAGGACGACCTGTCAGAACTGAAGATGCCCCGCCACCACCTCCACCGTCTCCCTGTGTCTTTCTGA